TCTCTCCGTTATAAATTCACCCAGTAGCTGCTTCCGTCTTCTTCACGGGACAGCAGCCCGTAATCAATCAGATACCGCCGGAGCGTCACGTAATCGGGGTAAGCCGCTTCAAGCACCGCATTGATTTCCTTCTCACTGTACCTGCGCCCGGTCTCAAAACGCTGCAGCAAATGGCGCAGAATAGCCGCTTTCCGCTTCTGCCGCTTAGGGAACTCTGACAACGGGCCGTCCGGCCCTTGTTTGAAATAGTTGCCCAGAATCTCGGCGTTCTCCTGCTCGGTAATCGCGAACCGTTCATCGACCATCACAGCCGTACGCGGAATACTCACAAAAGGCGATGATGCTCCCGGCTTCTCCTCCGCCAGCTCCATAACCGCCAAAAACAGCTTGGCCTGCTTCACCTTCTCGCGAAGCGTGAACCGGTGGTTACGCACCGTAGAGGTGCTGCCGATTCCCAGCTCCTTGGCTGCTTCTGCATCGCTAAGACTTTGGCGGAAGGCCTGCAGCAGCCCCTTTTGCAATTCGGTCAACCCGCTCAGCTTCTTGTCCAGTGTCAGCAGCCAGTTGAACATCCCGCCATGAACCCTGTCTACGTGCTGAGCTGCGAACTTCTCCGCTTCGTAATACTGCACGCCATCCTTATAGATCAAGCCCTTCTCGAAGGCAGCACCGCAGACCAGACAATAATATTTTTCCGTCCGCTCTTCCGTCTCCGCATTATAGCCCTGCTTCAATTCTGCAATCGATGCATTCCAGAATTTCTCCGATATCCGCACCACCTCATTCTCCTTAACCAACTGGACCATCACGCCTTTCGTTTGCTTTAATACAGACATGTTAACATTTCGTTTGTTATTTTACAAGTATCTAATTAGATTATTTACGGCAAAATAAAGACACCGCCAATGTTGGCAGTGTCTCATAGCAGAAACGGTCGGCAGAAAATGCCTAAGACAGCAGCGACTCCGCACCGTCAATCACAATCTGCGAGCCGGTAATATGAATGGATTCATCCGAGGCCAGGAAGGCGACCAGATCGGCGACATTCTCCGGCTTGCCCGGTCCGTCTGCAAGCGGCTGTGCTCCTTCAGGGAATTCAATTGGAATGACAATCGATTCCACATCATCGTTCCACTCCGTGCTCTCGTCGATATTCGTGGCAATCGCTCCCGGGCAAATGACATTCACGCGGATTTTGAACTTGGCCAGCTCCAGTGCAGCCATCTTGGCAAAAGCGACCTGACCGGCCTTAGTGGTACTATATGGTGACCAGCCAAAGCTGGTAAATCTGCTGTTGCCGTTAATCGAGCTGGTAATAATAATGCTTCCTTTACCCTTCTCCTTCAGGTGGGGAATGCTGTATTTCAGCGTCAGGAAGGTACCTGTGAGGTTGACCGACAGGGTTTTCTCCCAATCATCTACGCTCAGCTCCTCAATCGGCCCGACCACTCCGTTAATGCCTGCATTGGCGAACACAATATCCAGACCTCCGAAATGCTCCACGGTTCTGCGTACCGCTTCCTCCATCCGGCCGGCATCCGAAGTATCCACATCAATGGCTAAAGCACAGTCCTTGCGCAGCTTGTTCAGCTTCTGTTCCAGGACAGAGGTACGTTCGTTCACCAAATCGAACAAGGCTACATTCGCGCCTTCACGTGCCAGCTGGATCGCTGCCGCTCTGCCGATTCCCGAGCCCGCACCTGTAATGATGGCTGTTTTCCCCTGAAAACGCTGCTTCTTAGCTATATTGGGGCTCATATGTACACTCTCCTTCCGTGAATACCATTCAGCTTGTAATGGCTCTGTTTCAAGATTACCCAATTGGCGCTTGATTATAATCATATTATGCAAAAAATTGCACAAACCTTGTGCAACATGCACAGCACATCTGCTAACCGGGCATAGATTGCAGCTTACCTGCAACAGCAAAGACCCCACATCTGCGGGGTCTCCTCTACGCATTCAATTCTCCAGCTGCCGTACATCCACCTTAACGGTAAGCGTGCCTGCTGCTCCGCGGTATACACCTTTGACCGGAACAATATCCTTATAATCACGTCCATGCCCCAGCTTGATGTAACGCCAGTTCACTTCAACATTATTGGTCGGATCGAAGCCCAGCCAGCCTGTACCCGGAATATGTGTCTCCACCCAAGCATGGGAGGCCTGTTCGAAGTTCGCATTGCCCCCCTGCAGATCCCCGACAAAATGGTACCCGCTCACATAACGCGAGGGCAAGCCGACGCTGCGGCAGACCGCAATCATCAGATGCGCATAGTCCTGGCAGACTCCGCGTTTGAGCATCAGCGCTCTTTTTACCGTTGTATTGACGCTGGTCGCCTCAGGATCGTACGTAAACTGCTCATAGATCGTGGACGACAGCTTCCGGGTCCATTCATACATATCCTCGGCGTCCTCAAAAGGATGCTGCGACGCGAATTCCACCAGCTCCGGCGTCACCTCGGTGTACCGGGTAGGCAGAATAAACTCTATATACCGGTTCTGAAACTTCTCGTCATTCAGCAGCTTCACCTGCTCCTCCAGCGGAATATGCGGCAGATCCGTGCCCTGCGCCTTGTCGAGCGTGACCACGGTCGCTTTGGTGTGAATCACCATCTCCGTGTGCGGCTTATTGACCGAATAGGCATGGACCCGGTTGCCGAAGAAATCCTCATAGGTCAGCAGGTTGGCCGCCGGATGCACCTCTACTTCATGATGATAACAGGATTGCCGGTAGTTTGTGCGCGGCGTCAGCCGGATCTCATTGACACTGTCCGTCACCGGCTCGGGATAGCTGTAGGTGGTTGTGTGATGAATTTGTATTTTCATACCGAGACTCCTTCACGGCGAAAAAAAGCACCGTCCATCGTTCTGCCGAGCCTCTGACAGGATATCATGAGTGCATCCAGCACATCCAGGGCCAGGTCCCCGGACATCTCATCCTTCTCCATATAATCCAGCTCCGCCTTGATCTTACCCGCCTGCCGGATCACCTTCTCATGCCCCGAGCCCTTCTCTGCTGTGTCCAGCTCCAGCTTGGCCAGATGCTCCTCCAGCTTGTGGAACGAGAAGCGGATCGAACGGGGGAACAGCGGGTTGACGATCAGGAATTCCAGAATGCACTCCGGCGACATATCATCGGCATAATACCGGCGGAAGGACTGGTAGCCGCTCACCGATTTCAACACAGCCTGAAGCTGGGTATAGATAGAGCTGATATCCTTTGATCTGCAGGATACCGTGACAGTCTGCAGAATACGCGTTGTGTTCTCTGCCCGCTCCAGAAACCGGCCGCTCTCGATGAAATGCCATTCATTGCCCCGCAGCATCACCGATTGCTCCGCACCGAGGAACATCGCCGCCCGTTCCTTGACCTGCTGATAGAATGGATGGGGACCGCGCATGATATCCGCTACCGACTGCTCCCCGAGCCACAGGTTGAAGCCGTTGACAATATCCCACAGCTCACTCGGCAGATGCTGGCGCAGGGTGCGCAGATTGTTCCTTGCCTGATGCACACAGGAGAATAGAGAGTTGGTATTCCCCATATCTAGTGTGATGAAGGACAATACATCCTGCTCGTTGAAGCTCTCAAACTGACGCAGATACTCGCTTCGCACCCCAAGCGCGTCAATCAGGCGCGACCACTTATGGCCCTCTTCCTGGAAATCCTCTTCCTGCTGGATATGGTAATGTACGTCGATCAGCCGGGCGTGATTCTCAGCCCGTTCAATATACCGGCCGATCCAGAATAAAGCCTCTGCATTGCGATTCAGCATTCTAGCCACCCCTTTACCATAGATAGTCTCTAGGCCATTACCCAGGTATCCTTTACTCCGCCCCCTTGAGAGGAATTCACGACCAGCGAGCCTTCACGCATCGCCACCCGGGTCAGCCCTCCTGGTATGACATGCGGCTTGCGGTCAGCCCCCATCAGCACAAATGCTCTCAGATCGATATGCCGCGGAGCCATACTGCCTTCTGCCAAGACTGGCGCACGGGACAGCGACATAATCGGCTGAGCGATATAACGCTCCGGTTCGGCCAGTATTTTGAGCCGGAAGTCTATAAGTTCCTCCTTCGTGGCCTCACTTCCGATCAGCATGCCGTAGCCCCCGGAAAGAGATGTCTCCTTCACCACCATTTCAGACAGATGATCCAGCACATACTGGCGCTCTTGCGGCCGTGACAGCAGATAGGTCGGCACATTGCTCAGAATCGGCTCTTCATTAAGGTAATAGCGGATCATGTCCGGTACATACACATACATGGCCTTGTCATCTGCTACCCCGGTTCCCGGCGCATTGGCAATCGCTATATTTCCTGCCCGGTAAGCATTCATCAGACCTGCAACCCCAAGCAGCGAGCTCGGCTGAAAAGCCAGCGGATCAATGAAATCATCATCCAGCCGGCGGTACAGCACATCGACCCTGCGCAGCCCGTTCATCACCTTCAGGTAGATTTTGTGGTCCTGCGCGACCAGGTCGCGGCCTTCAACGAGATGAATGCCCATCTGCTGCGCCAGAAAAGCATGTTCATAATATGCCGAATTGTATTCCCCCGGTGTCAGCAGAGCAATGACCGGATCTTTGGTCCGGGACGGGGACAGACTGCGCAGCACAGAGAGGAAACGGTTCAGGCTGTGGTCCACATCGCGGATGGAGCTGGCAAACGACAACTCAGGAAACAGCTGGTTCATGAGCGATCTGCCCTTGAACAGATACGAGAAGCCGGAGGGTGTGCGCAGATTATCCTCAAGCACATAATACTCGCCGTCATGATGCCGGATCAGATCGATTCCTGAAGTGGTGATGTACGCACCGCCGGGTACGCGGAGTCCGGACATTTCCGGCCGGAAATAACAGTTCGAAATGATCATCCGCCGCGGTACTATACCGTCCTTCACGATGTATTGCTCATGGTAAATATCATGAATGAACAGATTCAGTGCGGTAATCCGCTGCACGATGCCCGCCTCCAGCCGTTCCCATTCACCCTTGGGGATAATGCGCGGAATCATGTCGAACGGAATCGTCCGCTCCATCGGCTGATCCTGTGCCGGATTATACAGCGTAAAGGTAATGCCTTCTTCCATCATCCGACGCTGCATCAGCTTCTGCTTGCCTTGCAGCTCTTCGGGGCTCATCCCGGAAAACATGCGGTTCACATGCTTGTAATGAGGCCGTACGCTCCGTTCATCCGCATACATCTCATCATAGAAATGCTGGAGCGGATACGGAGACAGACCGGGCAAAGGATCTAGTTTGGACATGAGCCCGACTCCTCTCGGATCAGTATAATGTGTTAAGTTTCTTGACAATTAAGTTCAGAATTTAGAAATTTGCCACGAAAATATGATTTACTACCTTCATAATACGTAAATAATATTATTCATGTCAATATATATAACAGCAAAATGGAGTTTCTGAACCATCTTGCCGAATTGGGATCGCTTCCTTTCTCTTAAACTTGCTTTTGTTGGCGAGTTGCGTTCATTCCACATCCCATTGTATGCCGGAGTGCTGACAAGCAGTACTATTATGAATTTTTCATATAATGTATTTTTATAGTAAGTATCTTATCAGATTAAAAATAGTGGAGCAGATGCAATCCCCCTTCAAATTACATTTTCCCCAAGCGATCATTGTTCTTTAGGAGCGTTTGGTTTAGCGTAAAGGACTGAGGTGCTCTTATCCGGGAAGAAAGTCGCCACTTGGGCGATTAACGGACCGCGTGGACCTTATCCCCTGCAATTCAGCTCCAAAACGTCTCGCAGAAAGACGATAAGGTCGCCTGAGTCCGATAAGCTGCAAAAAGTGGCGTTTCCGCGGGGATAAGATCTCTCCGGTCCATTAGCTGAACTACACTTAATTAAGTGTAGTTTTTTCAACTGCTGGTTTGACAGCACGATTTCAACACAAAAAACTCCCCGGAAATTCATCCTTTCCCGGGGAGTGTGCAGCCTGTTGTATATAGGTTCTGACTATCTTATCCATTCATAGTTAAACGGTTATTCCCCGGAGTCAGCTTCTTCCTCCGAGATCATGCCTGCGAACAGGGCGTGCACGAACTGGTCGGAGTCGAACGGCTGGAGATCTTCCATTTTCTCGCCGAGGCCGACCAGCTTCACCGGCAGGTTCATTTCCTGGCGGATCGCTACCACAATACCGCCCTTCGCCGTTCCATCAAGCTTCGTCAGTACGAGACCAGTCACACCGCTCTTCTCGCCGAACAGCTTAGCCTGGGTCAGCGCATTCTGTCCGGTGGTCGCATCCAGCACCATCAGCACCTCATGCGGTGCGCTTGGAATCTCGCGCTGGATGACACGGAAGATCTTGTTCAGCTCTTCCATCAGATTGCTCTTATTCTGCAGCCGGCCTGCCGTATCGCAGATCAGCACATCCACACTGCGCTGCTTGGCAGCCTGAACCGCATCATACATCACAGCAGCCGGGTCCGAGCCCGACTGCTGCTTGATCACATCCACTCCGGCACGCTTGCCCCACACTTCAAGCTGCTCAATCGCTCCGGCACGGAAGGTGTCGCCAGCTGCCAGCAGAACCTTTTTGCCTTCCTGCTTGTAGCGATGCGCCAGCTTGCCGATGGTCGTCGTCTTCCCGACTCCGTTCACACCAACGAACAGGATCACGGTAATGCCGTCCGGATTCTCGTTCAGACTGTTGTCGTCATCGCCGCGCAGCAGCTCCATCAGCTTGCGGGAGAGAATCGGCTGAAGCTCCGCCGCGTCCTCGATCCGCTTCTGCTTCACTTCGGCGCGCAGCTCCTCCACCAGATTCATGACCGTATTCACGCCTACATCAGCGCCGATCAGAATCTCTTCCAGCTCCTCGTAGAACTCTTCATCTATCTTTTTGCGGCGGATAATCAGATCAGAGACCTTCTCAACGAAGCCCTTGCGTGTTTTCTCCAGACCGTCGCGGAACTGTTTCGTTACGCTTTCCGTTTTGCCGGAGATGCTGTCTTTTAGTTTTTTGAAAAAACTCATAGGCTTATGCTTCCTCCTAAAGGGTTATAGGGATCACTTTTTGAATCCTGCATCTATATAAAATGAGCGGTCCTACAGTACCAAAATTCCCCTCCGCCACTTTTCCTTTAACTTTAAATTTCTGTTCAATCTATATCGTTAAGCTATCTCAGCCTCTTCATCCTCCAGCCGCACGGATACGAGCTTGGATACGCCGCCTTCCTCCATCGTCACGCCATAGAGTACGTCAGCTTCCTCCATCGTTCCCTTGCGGTGGGTCACTACGATGAACTGCGTCTGCTCCGAGAATTCGCGCAGGTACTGGGCGAAGCGCACCACATTAGCTTCATCCAGCGCCGCTTCCACCTCATCCAGGACGCAGAACGGCACCGGCTTGACCTGCAGAATAGCGAACAGCAGAGCCATCGCAGTCAAGGCGCGTTCTCCGCCAGAGAGAAGCTGGAGGTTCTGCAGCTTCTTGCCCGGCGGCTGGGCAACGATATCAATCCCTGTATCGAGCATATGCTCAGGGTCCAGCAGCTGCAGATCTGCCCGGCCGCCGCCGAACAGCTTCGTGAACACCGTGCCGAACTCGCGGCGGATGGCATCGAAGGTCTGCTTGAAGCGCTTGGACATCTCCTCTTCCATCTCACGGATGACATGATACAGCGTCGTTTTGGCTTCCACCAGATCATCCTTTTGCCCGCTGAGGAAGGTATAGCGTTCATGCACCCGCTGATACTCCTCAATCGCGCCAAGGTTCACCTCGCCCAGCCCCGTGATGCTGCGTTTCAGACGCTGCACCTCCAGCTGTGCCGCAGGCACATCCTCCGGCACCGGATAACGCTGTTTCGCCAGCTCGTAGCTCAGCTCGTAGTCATCGCTCAGCTTGCGGAGGATATTGTCCAGCTCCACATCGAGCCGGCCAACGGCAACCTCCGTGGAACGGAGCTTGTCTTCGACTGCCCGGAGCGCCTGACGCTGGTCTTTGGTCTCACCTTCGGCCAGCTCCAGCTTGCGCGAGATCGCCGCGCGGTCGGCACGGGCCAGGTCAAGCCTCGCAGACGTATCTTCCTTGCTGAGCCGCAGACTGTTGACCTCTTCCTTCTGCTTCACAGTCTCCCGTGCATTCTCTTCCAGATCCTGCTCGATAGTCATAAGCAGGCTGCGGCTCTGGCGCAGCTCCTTCTCCTGGGAGCCGGCGTCCTGCCTCATCCGGCGCAGCTGCTCCTCCAGCGAGAAGATCTCCTGATCCAGCTTGCCCTCCGTGACCTTCATCCCGGTCAGCTTGCCCTGCAGCTCTTCCTTGGCCGACTCATTCGCCTTACGGTCCGATTCGGCACTGCGGATCGCTGCATGCGCCTCCTGCTCTTCCTTCTCCAGCCGGGCCAGCTCAGCTTCAGCTTGCTTACGGGCCTCGTCCAGCCCGCGGACCTCCTGCTCGAAGCCGCTCCGCTCCGCGCCTGCGCCTTCGACCTGCTCCTGCACATGCCGCAGTTCCTGCTCCAGCTGCTTCAGATCGCCGGATACGCGCTGTTCCTCCAGCCGCTTCTCGTCACCGTCATGCCTCAGCTGATCCAGCTTCTCGGAGCCTTTGTCCTGTTCAGCGCGCAAGCGGCTAATGCCCTGCTTCAGCTTGGCAATCTGCTGCTCGCTCTCTTCAATCTCGCCGGAGAGCTGGTCAAGCTGACGCTTGCGGCTAAGCAGGCTGTTGTTCTTCTTGTGCTGGCTGCCGCCCGTCATCGAACCGCCTGCATTGACCACATCGCCTTCAAGTGTAACCACTCTGTAACGGTATTGGCACTTGGCCGCAATACGGTTCGCCTGCTCCAGACTCTCAGCGATCACGACATTGCCTAGCAGGCTTCCGATAATACTGCTGTACTTGTCTTCATAGCCAACCAGCTCTGAACCGATACCGACGAACCCTTCAGCACCTTGAACCATACTGCGGTCACTGCCGGTAATCTGCCGGGGCCGGATAACATCCAGCGGGAGGAAGGTCGCACGCCCGAGCTGACGCTGCTTCAGGAAAGCAATCGCCTGCCGGGACACCGCTTCATTCTCCATAACCACATGCTGCAAGGAAGCGCCCATAGCGGTCTCAATCGCCATTTCCAGCTTCTCGGGAACAGAGATCAACTCGGCCACTGCCCCGTGTACGCCATTTAGCTGTCCTTTCCGCGCGCCCTTCAGCACCTCTTTGACCCCAAGCATGAAGCCGTCAAAATCATCCTGCATTTCCTTCATCGTCTCATGCCGGGACACCTGGGCTTCGCGCTTCTGCTCCCATTTGCGCAGGCCGCTCTGCGTCTCTTCAAGCAGCTTCTGCCGTTTGCCGGTCTGCTCGCTCTCCGTAATGTACGCGCCGCGCAGCAGTCCGATTTCCTTGCCGAGCGCGGTAATCCTATCCTTCAGTCCGCTCTGTGCGGAGACCAGCTCCTGCAGCCGGGCTGTCCACTTGCCGCTCTCCTCCTGGCTGCGGCTCATCCGCCGCTCCAGGCTCTCCTTCTGCTGATCCGCATAGCGGATCTCGTTGCGCGCCTGGGCCATCAGGTTCATCAGCTCAAGCAGAGCACTCTTGAGCTTCTCTTCCTTGCTCTGGCTGATGCCTCCGGCCACACCCTGCAGCTTCGATTCCTCATCCGCCAGCTGTGCCCGCAGCTCTTCCAGCGCTTGCCGGGTCTGCTTCAGCTTATGCTCAAGCTCCGCCAGCTCACGCTGCCGCCCCTCGGAACGTTCGCCTACAGAGCCCAAAGTCTGCATGAGCTGTTCCCGGTTCTGCTCCAGATTCCTGCGGCGCTCCTTCAGCAGCTCTCCGTAGCCTTCGCTCTTCTCGTTGGCTTCGCTGCTGCGCAGAAGCTGTTCCTGCAGCTTCTCCACTTCCTGCTCCAGACTCCGCAGCTCCGCCCGGCCGCTCTCCAGCTTGGCATCATGGGCAGAGACCACAGTGGACAGCTCCAACTGCTCCGTCTTAAGCACCTCCAGGCGGGCATTGCCCTCCTGCCAGGAAGTATGTATGCCTTCGATCTGATGCACATATACCGAAATCTCCAGATGCTTCAGCTGCTCCCGCAGCTCCTTGTATCTTATCGCCTTCTCGGACTGGTCCTTCAGCGGTCCCACCTGATCCTCCAGTTCACTGATCAGGTCATGAATACGCAGCAAATTCTGCTCGGTCTCATCGAGCTTGCGGCCGGCGTCCTTTTTGCGCGACTTATATTTTACAATACCTGAAGCCTCTTCAAAAATCCCCCTCCGGTCTTCCGAACGGGTACTGAGAATCTCTTCAATCCGGCCTTGTCCGATAATCGAATAGGCTTCACGGCCGATACCGGTATCCATGAACAGCTCTGTAATATCCTTCAGCCTGCAGGCCTGCTTATTGATCAGATATTCACTGTCGCCGCTGCGGTGGACACGCCGGGTCACGGTCACCTCGCTGAAATCCAGCGGCAGCACATGATCCTCATTATCCAGCGTCAGCGAGACCTCGCCGTAGTTGACCGCCTTGCGGGCATCACTTCCGGCAAATATAATATCCTCCATCTTGCCGCCGCGCAGGGATTTGGCACTCTGCTCGCCAAGCACCCAGCGGATGCCGTCGGATATGTTACTTTTTCCGCTACCGTTCGGGCCGACTACGGCCGTAATTCCGCGTACAAATTCCATCTCTGTTTTGTCGGCAAATGATTTGAAGCCTGCCAATTCAATCCGTTTCAGAAACATAACTCGCCACTCACCTCTGACCCATTATACCATAGTGTTTCCTTGCCAAAACAACCCCACTGACCTTTCGAAAAAGAGCAGCAAAAGTCTGACTTCCGCCGAACCGCCGGCATTCAGACCATTGCTGCTCTACTCCGCATTTCAGATGTTCAAATCTGCCTTCAGGCACCGTCTTCCTTTAGAAGCAATAACGCCGCTGCGGCTGCCTGCTGCTCGGCTTCCTTCTTGGAGCGGCCGCTGCCGCTGCCGAGTGAACGGCTGGCCATATATACTTCTGAGACGAACTCACGCTCATGCGCCGGTCCGCGTTCTTCAATAATCCGATATTCCAGCGTACCCATCCCATGATGCTGTATCAGTTCCTGAAGCTCTGTCTTGAAGTCGCTCATCTGCATTTGCAGCTTACCGTCGGTTTCAACCAGCGGGAATACGTGATTATCCAGGAATCTCCGGGCCGTTTCCAGACCCTGATCGAGATAGAGCGCTCCCACAAAGGCTTCGAACACATCAGCCAGCAGAGCCGGGCGGGTACGCCCGCCCGTAAGCTCTTCCCCTTTTCCCAGCAATACATACCGCCCGAAGCCCAAGGTCTCGGCGAACCGGACCAGCGACGGCTCACAGACAATCGCAGCACGCAGCTTGGTCAATTCTCCCTCGGGTCTGTCCGGGAGCAGATTATACAGATATTCGGACACCGTCAGCTCAAGCACCGCATCACCCAGGAACTCCAGGCGCTCGTTGTCCTGATGCTGATTGAACCGGTGTTCGTTCACATAAGATGCATGGGTGAAAGCCTGCTTCAGAAGTACAGGATCGTGAAATTGGATTTGAAGTTGGCTTTGTAACTGCTTCAGGTCTCCTTTCACTGCACTGTCTCCCCTTACTTATTATATTTTTTGAGAATAACGGTTGCGTTGTGTCCCCCGAATCCGAAGGAATTCGACATCGCGATATTCAGCTCCGCTTGACGGGGCACATTCGGGACATAGTCCAAATCGCATTCCGGATCAGGGTTGTCCAAATTGATGGTAGGGGCAATCATACCCTTCTGCAGAGACAGCCCGCAGATAATCGCTTCCACCCCGCCGGCAGCACCAAGCAAGTGGCCTGTCATCGATTTGGTCGAGCTGATCGCAACTTTGTACGCATGCTCTCCGAGCGCCTTTTTCACAGCGGCTGTCTCTGATTTATCGCCTACCGGTGTAGATGTACCATGCGCATTGATATAGTCGATATCCTCAGGATTAATGCCGGCATCACGGATCGCCATCTTCATGCAGCGTGCTGCACCGTCAGGATCAGGCTCCGTCATGTGGTGGGCATCGGCGCTGAGACCGTATCCGATAACTTCGGCATAGATCTTGGCTCCGCGCTTCTCAGCGTGCTCCAGGGATTCGAGAATCAGGATTCCCGCACCCTCACCCATGACAAAACCGTCACGGTCCACATCAAACGGACGGCTGGCCTTCTCCGGCTCGTCATTGCGGGTGGACATGGCTCTCATTGCACAAAAGCCTGCCATTCCTGTAGGACGGATGGTCGCTTCCGCACCGCCGCAGATCATCGCATCCGCATCACCGCGCTGGATCAGACGGAAGGATTCACCGATGGAGTGGCTGCCTGTCGCACAAGCGGTCACTGTCGTTGTATTCGGCCCCTTGGCCCCGAGATTGATCGACAGCTGGCCGGAGCCCATGTTG
The window above is part of the Paenibacillus sp. FSL H8-0048 genome. Proteins encoded here:
- a CDS encoding DUF2087 domain-containing protein, with protein sequence MVQLVKENEVVRISEKFWNASIAELKQGYNAETEERTEKYYCLVCGAAFEKGLIYKDGVQYYEAEKFAAQHVDRVHGGMFNWLLTLDKKLSGLTELQKGLLQAFRQSLSDAEAAKELGIGSTSTVRNHRFTLREKVKQAKLFLAVMELAEEKPGASSPFVSIPRTAVMVDERFAITEQENAEILGNYFKQGPDGPLSEFPKRQKRKAAILRHLLQRFETGRRYSEKEINAVLEAAYPDYVTLRRYLIDYGLLSREEDGSSYWVNL
- a CDS encoding SDR family oxidoreductase translates to MSPNIAKKQRFQGKTAIITGAGSGIGRAAAIQLAREGANVALFDLVNERTSVLEQKLNKLRKDCALAIDVDTSDAGRMEEAVRRTVEHFGGLDIVFANAGINGVVGPIEELSVDDWEKTLSVNLTGTFLTLKYSIPHLKEKGKGSIIITSSINGNSRFTSFGWSPYSTTKAGQVAFAKMAALELAKFKIRVNVICPGAIATNIDESTEWNDDVESIVIPIEFPEGAQPLADGPGKPENVADLVAFLASDESIHITGSQIVIDGAESLLS
- a CDS encoding transglutaminase family protein, producing the protein MKIQIHHTTTYSYPEPVTDSVNEIRLTPRTNYRQSCYHHEVEVHPAANLLTYEDFFGNRVHAYSVNKPHTEMVIHTKATVVTLDKAQGTDLPHIPLEEQVKLLNDEKFQNRYIEFILPTRYTEVTPELVEFASQHPFEDAEDMYEWTRKLSSTIYEQFTYDPEATSVNTTVKRALMLKRGVCQDYAHLMIAVCRSVGLPSRYVSGYHFVGDLQGGNANFEQASHAWVETHIPGTGWLGFDPTNNVEVNWRYIKLGHGRDYKDIVPVKGVYRGAAGTLTVKVDVRQLEN
- a CDS encoding alpha-E domain-containing protein; the encoded protein is MLNRNAEALFWIGRYIERAENHARLIDVHYHIQQEEDFQEEGHKWSRLIDALGVRSEYLRQFESFNEQDVLSFITLDMGNTNSLFSCVHQARNNLRTLRQHLPSELWDIVNGFNLWLGEQSVADIMRGPHPFYQQVKERAAMFLGAEQSVMLRGNEWHFIESGRFLERAENTTRILQTVTVSCRSKDISSIYTQLQAVLKSVSGYQSFRRYYADDMSPECILEFLIVNPLFPRSIRFSFHKLEEHLAKLELDTAEKGSGHEKVIRQAGKIKAELDYMEKDEMSGDLALDVLDALMISCQRLGRTMDGAFFRREGVSV
- a CDS encoding circularly permuted type 2 ATP-grasp protein, which codes for MSKLDPLPGLSPYPLQHFYDEMYADERSVRPHYKHVNRMFSGMSPEELQGKQKLMQRRMMEEGITFTLYNPAQDQPMERTIPFDMIPRIIPKGEWERLEAGIVQRITALNLFIHDIYHEQYIVKDGIVPRRMIISNCYFRPEMSGLRVPGGAYITTSGIDLIRHHDGEYYVLEDNLRTPSGFSYLFKGRSLMNQLFPELSFASSIRDVDHSLNRFLSVLRSLSPSRTKDPVIALLTPGEYNSAYYEHAFLAQQMGIHLVEGRDLVAQDHKIYLKVMNGLRRVDVLYRRLDDDFIDPLAFQPSSLLGVAGLMNAYRAGNIAIANAPGTGVADDKAMYVYVPDMIRYYLNEEPILSNVPTYLLSRPQERQYVLDHLSEMVVKETSLSGGYGMLIGSEATKEELIDFRLKILAEPERYIAQPIMSLSRAPVLAEGSMAPRHIDLRAFVLMGADRKPHVIPGGLTRVAMREGSLVVNSSQGGGVKDTWVMA
- the ftsY gene encoding signal recognition particle-docking protein FtsY, with translation MSFFKKLKDSISGKTESVTKQFRDGLEKTRKGFVEKVSDLIIRRKKIDEEFYEELEEILIGADVGVNTVMNLVEELRAEVKQKRIEDAAELQPILSRKLMELLRGDDDNSLNENPDGITVILFVGVNGVGKTTTIGKLAHRYKQEGKKVLLAAGDTFRAGAIEQLEVWGKRAGVDVIKQQSGSDPAAVMYDAVQAAKQRSVDVLICDTAGRLQNKSNLMEELNKIFRVIQREIPSAPHEVLMVLDATTGQNALTQAKLFGEKSGVTGLVLTKLDGTAKGGIVVAIRQEMNLPVKLVGLGEKMEDLQPFDSDQFVHALFAGMISEEEADSGE
- the smc gene encoding chromosome segregation protein SMC; amino-acid sequence: MFLKRIELAGFKSFADKTEMEFVRGITAVVGPNGSGKSNISDGIRWVLGEQSAKSLRGGKMEDIIFAGSDARKAVNYGEVSLTLDNEDHVLPLDFSEVTVTRRVHRSGDSEYLINKQACRLKDITELFMDTGIGREAYSIIGQGRIEEILSTRSEDRRGIFEEASGIVKYKSRKKDAGRKLDETEQNLLRIHDLISELEDQVGPLKDQSEKAIRYKELREQLKHLEISVYVHQIEGIHTSWQEGNARLEVLKTEQLELSTVVSAHDAKLESGRAELRSLEQEVEKLQEQLLRSSEANEKSEGYGELLKERRRNLEQNREQLMQTLGSVGERSEGRQRELAELEHKLKQTRQALEELRAQLADEESKLQGVAGGISQSKEEKLKSALLELMNLMAQARNEIRYADQQKESLERRMSRSQEESGKWTARLQELVSAQSGLKDRITALGKEIGLLRGAYITESEQTGKRQKLLEETQSGLRKWEQKREAQVSRHETMKEMQDDFDGFMLGVKEVLKGARKGQLNGVHGAVAELISVPEKLEMAIETAMGASLQHVVMENEAVSRQAIAFLKQRQLGRATFLPLDVIRPRQITGSDRSMVQGAEGFVGIGSELVGYEDKYSSIIGSLLGNVVIAESLEQANRIAAKCQYRYRVVTLEGDVVNAGGSMTGGSQHKKNNSLLSRKRQLDQLSGEIEESEQQIAKLKQGISRLRAEQDKGSEKLDQLRHDGDEKRLEEQRVSGDLKQLEQELRHVQEQVEGAGAERSGFEQEVRGLDEARKQAEAELARLEKEEQEAHAAIRSAESDRKANESAKEELQGKLTGMKVTEGKLDQEIFSLEEQLRRMRQDAGSQEKELRQSRSLLMTIEQDLEENARETVKQKEEVNSLRLSKEDTSARLDLARADRAAISRKLELAEGETKDQRQALRAVEDKLRSTEVAVGRLDVELDNILRKLSDDYELSYELAKQRYPVPEDVPAAQLEVQRLKRSITGLGEVNLGAIEEYQRVHERYTFLSGQKDDLVEAKTTLYHVIREMEEEMSKRFKQTFDAIRREFGTVFTKLFGGGRADLQLLDPEHMLDTGIDIVAQPPGKKLQNLQLLSGGERALTAMALLFAILQVKPVPFCVLDEVEAALDEANVVRFAQYLREFSEQTQFIVVTHRKGTMEEADVLYGVTMEEGGVSKLVSVRLEDEEAEIA